In a single window of the Labeo rohita strain BAU-BD-2019 chromosome 23, IGBB_LRoh.1.0, whole genome shotgun sequence genome:
- the hmga1a gene encoding high mobility group AT-hook 1a, protein MSDSGKDTVAPKEKDGAEKRGRGRPRKHPQQEASGSPTPKRPRGRPKGSKNKPSSTASRGKKTATASAPAGTKRRGRPKKAEKEEQPSKSSEEEEEEEEEQ, encoded by the exons ATGAGTGATTCTGGCAAGGACACAGTGGCTCCTAAAGAGAAAGACGGAGCAGAGAAGAGAGGACGTGGAAGACCACGAAAACACCCACAG CAGGAGGCAAGTGGATCTCCCACACCGAAGAGACCCAGAGGAAGACCAAAGGGCAGCAAGAACAAGCCAAGCTCCACAGCATCTAGGGGCAAA aAAACAGCAACTGCTTCGGCACCTGCAGGGACGAAACGCCGAGGACGGCCCAAGAAAGCA GAGAAGGAGGAGCAGCCATCTAAGTCCtctgaggaagaagaggaggaggaagaggaacaGTAA